In a single window of the Oryctolagus cuniculus chromosome 2, mOryCun1.1, whole genome shotgun sequence genome:
- the GRPEL1 gene encoding grpE protein homolog 1, mitochondrial, with the protein MPSACAVTARAAAVMAARCVSLARRSLPALALSLRPAPRSLCTATKQQNSGPSVDEEAGPAEPKAQPACAERSLAEEKLRLEEQLRETTEKYKRALADTENLRQRSQKLVEEAKLYGIQGFCKDLLEVADVLEKATQSVPREAVRDDNPHLKSLYEGLLLTEAQMQKVFAKHGLLRLDPVGARFDPYEHEALFHAPVEGKEAGTVALVSKVGYKLHGRTLRPALVGVVKEA; encoded by the exons ATGCCCAGTGCCTGCGCAGTGACGGCACGGGCTGCGGCGGTCATGGCGGCCCGGTGTGTGAGCCTGGCGCGGCGCAGCCTCCCCGCTTTGGCGCTGTCTCTCAG gccggcgccgcggtcgCTGTGCACGGCGACGAAGCAGCAGAACAGCGGCCCGAGCGTGGACGAGGAGGCCGGGCCGGCCGAGCCCAAGGCGCAGCCCGCGTGTGCGGAGAGGAGCCTGGCGGAGGAGAAGCTGCGGCTGGAGGAGCAGCTGCGGGAGACCACG gaaaaatacaaacGCGCCCTGGCCGACACCGAGAACCTGCGgcagaggagccagaagctggtgGAGGAGGCCAAGCTCTACG GCATCCAGGGCTTCTGCAAGGACCTGCTGGAGGTGGCCGACGTCCTGGAGAAGGCGACGCAGAGCGTCCCGCGGGAGGCGGTGCGGGACGACAACCCGCACCTCAAGAGCCTGTACGAGGGGCTGCTGCTGACGGAGGCGCAGATGCAGAAGGTGTTCGCCAAGCACGGCCTGCTCAGGCTCGACCCCGTGGGCGCCAGGTTCGACCCCTACGAGCACGAGGCGCTGTTCCACGCGCCCGTGGAGGGCAAGGAGGCGGGCACCGTGGCGCTGGTCAGCAAAGTGGGCTACAAGCTGCACGGGCGCACGCTGAGGCCCGCGCTCGTGGGCGTGGTGAAGGAGGCGTAG
- the TADA2B gene encoding transcriptional adapter 2-beta isoform X1, which translates to MAELGKKYCVYCLAEVSPLRFRCTECQDIELCPECFSAGAEIGHHRRYHGYQLVDGGRFTLWGPEAEGGWTSREEQLLLDAIEQFGFGNWEDMAAHVGASRTPQEVMEHYVSMYIHGNLGKACIPDTIPNRVTDHTCPSGGPLSPSLTTPLPPLDISVAEQQQLGYMPLRDDYEIEYDQDAEALISGLSVNYDDDDVEIELKRAHVDMYVRKLRERQRRKNIARDYNLVPAFLGRDKKEKEKALKRKIPKEEKELRLKLRPLYQFMSCKDLDELFESMHREKLLRAKIRELQRYRRNGITRMEESAEYEAARHKREKRKENRGLAGSRRAREDGRDGEFAAIEHLPGFELLSDREKLLCSSLGLSPARYVTVKTIIIKEHLQKRQGVPSKSRLPGYLDKVLKKRILAFLTESGWISRDAS; encoded by the exons ATGGCGGAGCTGGGCAAGAAGTACTGCGTGTACTGCCTGGCCGAGGTGAGCCCGCTGCGCTTCCGCTGCACCGAGTGCCAGGACATCGAGCTGTGCCCCGAGTGCTTCTCGGCCGGCGCCGAGATCGGCCACCACCGCCGCTACCACGGCTACCAGCTGGTGGACGGCGGGCGCTTCACGCTCTGGGGGCCGGAGGCCGAGGGCGGCTGGACCAGCCGCGAGGAGCAGCTGCTGCTGGACGCCATCGAGCAGTTCGGCTTCGGAAACTGG GAGGACATGGCGGCTCACGTGGGCGCGTCCCGCACGCCGCAGGAGGTGATGGAGCACTACGTGAGCATGTACATCCACGGGAACCTGGGCAAGGCCTGCATCCCCGACACCATCCCCAACCGCGTGACGGACCACACGTGCCCCAGCGGGGGCCCGCTGTCGCCCAGCCTCACCACGCCGCTGCCGCCGCTGGACATCTCGGTGGccgagcagcagcagctgggctaCATGCCGCTGCGCGACGACTACGAGATCGAGTACGACCAGGACGCCGAGGCGCTCATCAGCGGGCTCTCGGTCAACTACGACGACGACGACGTGGAGATCGAGCTGAAGCGCGCGCACGTGGACATGTACGTGCGCAAGCTGCGCGAGCGCCAGCGCCGCAAGAACATCGCGCGCGACTACAACCTGGTGCCCGCCTTCCTGGGCCGGgacaagaaggagaaggagaaggcgCTGAAGCGCAAGATCCCCAAGGAGGAGAAGGAGCTGCGGCTGAAGCTGCGGCCGCtctaccagttcatgtcctgcaaGGACCTGGACGAGCTGTTCGAGAGCATGCACAGGGAGAAGCTGCTGCGCGCCAAGATCCGCGAGCTGCAGCGCTACCGGCGCAACGGCATCACCAGGATGGAGGAGTCGGCCGAGTACGAGGCGGCGCGCCACAAGCGCGAGAAGCGCAAGGAGAACCGCGGCCTGGCCGGCTCGCGGCGCGCGCGGGAGGACGGCAGGGACGGCGAGTTCGCCGCCATCGAGCACCTGCCGGGCTTCGAGCTGCTGTCCGACCGCGAGAAGCTGCTGTGCAGCTCCCTGGGCCTGAGCCCGGCGCGCTACGTGACGGTCAAGACCATCATCATCAAGGAGCACCTGCAGAAGCGCCAGGGCGTGCCCTCCAAGAGCCGCCTGCCCGGCTACCTGGACAAGGTGCTCAAGAAGCGCATCCTCGCCTTCCTCACCGAGAGCGGCTGGATCTCCAGGGACGCCTCCtga
- the TADA2B gene encoding transcriptional adapter 2-beta isoform X2: protein MAELGKKYCVYCLAEEDMAAHVGASRTPQEVMEHYVSMYIHGNLGKACIPDTIPNRVTDHTCPSGGPLSPSLTTPLPPLDISVAEQQQLGYMPLRDDYEIEYDQDAEALISGLSVNYDDDDVEIELKRAHVDMYVRKLRERQRRKNIARDYNLVPAFLGRDKKEKEKALKRKIPKEEKELRLKLRPLYQFMSCKDLDELFESMHREKLLRAKIRELQRYRRNGITRMEESAEYEAARHKREKRKENRGLAGSRRAREDGRDGEFAAIEHLPGFELLSDREKLLCSSLGLSPARYVTVKTIIIKEHLQKRQGVPSKSRLPGYLDKVLKKRILAFLTESGWISRDAS from the exons ATGGCGGAGCTGGGCAAGAAGTACTGCGTGTACTGCCTGGCCGAG GAGGACATGGCGGCTCACGTGGGCGCGTCCCGCACGCCGCAGGAGGTGATGGAGCACTACGTGAGCATGTACATCCACGGGAACCTGGGCAAGGCCTGCATCCCCGACACCATCCCCAACCGCGTGACGGACCACACGTGCCCCAGCGGGGGCCCGCTGTCGCCCAGCCTCACCACGCCGCTGCCGCCGCTGGACATCTCGGTGGccgagcagcagcagctgggctaCATGCCGCTGCGCGACGACTACGAGATCGAGTACGACCAGGACGCCGAGGCGCTCATCAGCGGGCTCTCGGTCAACTACGACGACGACGACGTGGAGATCGAGCTGAAGCGCGCGCACGTGGACATGTACGTGCGCAAGCTGCGCGAGCGCCAGCGCCGCAAGAACATCGCGCGCGACTACAACCTGGTGCCCGCCTTCCTGGGCCGGgacaagaaggagaaggagaaggcgCTGAAGCGCAAGATCCCCAAGGAGGAGAAGGAGCTGCGGCTGAAGCTGCGGCCGCtctaccagttcatgtcctgcaaGGACCTGGACGAGCTGTTCGAGAGCATGCACAGGGAGAAGCTGCTGCGCGCCAAGATCCGCGAGCTGCAGCGCTACCGGCGCAACGGCATCACCAGGATGGAGGAGTCGGCCGAGTACGAGGCGGCGCGCCACAAGCGCGAGAAGCGCAAGGAGAACCGCGGCCTGGCCGGCTCGCGGCGCGCGCGGGAGGACGGCAGGGACGGCGAGTTCGCCGCCATCGAGCACCTGCCGGGCTTCGAGCTGCTGTCCGACCGCGAGAAGCTGCTGTGCAGCTCCCTGGGCCTGAGCCCGGCGCGCTACGTGACGGTCAAGACCATCATCATCAAGGAGCACCTGCAGAAGCGCCAGGGCGTGCCCTCCAAGAGCCGCCTGCCCGGCTACCTGGACAAGGTGCTCAAGAAGCGCATCCTCGCCTTCCTCACCGAGAGCGGCTGGATCTCCAGGGACGCCTCCtga
- the CFAP184 gene encoding cilia- and flagella-associated protein 184, with protein MDDHTEHRVSTMEESGDEAGLAWRPSDIEASSGPRAPGEPAEQEPRPETEEEGEGEEEKEEEEEEEDKEKEKEAAEAPERGAPVDEQAEAAEGPEAPEAAGEEGPLEPGRLSTVGAEEPAKRASEARPEAAEEEEAAAAAAGEERRAPSRASLRASTASEAAPGPPAEAATAQAEAAAQERAGDYEDLEWSAEVQQQQERQLRSELLEQYRALLAERGRYQRCNLHLQHRIAEALRRKKGLEAGEAPDRAAEAEAPEKEQAYVRHLAVLEELRKQEADDLEWYHQELAQLQRQAGERLARAEREWRRFQALKRQVVLQAMGSGRLRGGRQAAVREVEQLQALEERKEREMRAVRLENVQLRQSLAHFETRMRAQESLADGLLLIDFEQLKIENQTFSEKVEERSEELLRLQGKVTSHVQVITHVREKLHFVDTENACKKAQLLEIEAQVAQGRDVLTRTKQARDSLRVDNVKLSQRCGLLGKEALLRDLEEKVDRTAALTQRLEALQRHHAGLLLSCKGVKQKIREAKAFLPS; from the coding sequence ATGGACGACCACACGGAGCACAGGGTCAGCACCATGGAGGAAAGCGGAGACGAGGCAGGCCTGGCCTGGCGCCCATCCGACATCGAGGCCAGCTCCGGCCCCCGGGCTCCGGGTGAACCTGCGGAGCAGGAGCCGAGGCCGGAgacggaggaggagggggagggtgaagaggagaaggaggaagaggaggaggaggaggacaaggagaaggagaaagaggcgGCAGAGGCCCCCGAGCGAGGCGCCCCCGTGGACGAGCAGGCCGAGGCCGCGGAAGGGCCGGAGGCCCCGGAGGCCGCGGGCGAGGAGGGGCCCCTGGAGCCGGGGAGGCTGTCCACGGTCGGGGCTGAGGAGCCGGCCAAGCGGGCATCGGAGGCCCGGCCAGAGGCGGcggaggaagaggaggcggcggcggcggcggcgggggaggagaggagggcccCGTCCCGCGCCTCCCTGCGGGCGTCCACGGCGAGCGAGGCTGCGCCCGGGCCGCCGGCCGAGGCGGCGACCGCGCAGGCCGAGGCGGCGGCGCAGGAGCGGGCGGGCGACTACGAGGACCTGGAGTGGTCGGCCGaggtgcagcagcagcaggagcgcCAGCTGCGCAGCGAGCTCCTGGAGCAGTACCGCGCGCTGCTGGCCGAGCGCGGCCGCTACCAGCGCTGCAacctgcacctgcagcaccgCATCGCCGAGGCGCTGCGCAGGAAGAAGGGGCTGGAGGCGGGCGAGGCGCCCGACAGGGCCGCGGAGGCCGAGGCGCCCGAGAAGGAGCAGGCGTACGTGCGGCACCTGGCCGTGCTGGAGGAGCTGCGGAAGCAGGAGGCCGACGACCTGGAGTGGTACCACCAGGAGCTGGCGCAGCTGCAGCGGCAGGCCGGCGAGAGGCTGGCCAGGGCGGAGCGCGAGTGGCGCCGCTTCCAGGCGCTCAAGCGGCaggtggtgctgcaggccatgggcaGCGGGCGGCTGCGGGGCGGCCGCCAGGCGGCCGTGCGCGAGGTGGAGCAGCTGCAGGCgctggaggagaggaaggagcgCGAGATGCGCGCCGTGCGCCTGGAGAACGTGCAGCTGCGGCAGAGCCTGGCGCACTTCGAGACGCGCATGCGGGCGCAGGAGAGCCTGGCCGACGGCCTGCTGCTCATCGACTTCGAGCAGCTCAAGATCGAGAACCAGACGTTCAGCGAGAAGGTGGAGGAGCGCAGCGAGGAGCTGCTGCGGCTGCAGGGCAAGGTGACCAGCCACGTGCAGGTCATCACGCACGTGCGGGAGAAGCTGCACTTCGTGGACACGGAGAACGCCTGCAAGAAGGCGCAACTGCTGGAGATCGAGGCCCAggtggcccagggcagggacGTCCTGACCAGGACCAAGCAGGCCCGCGACAGCCTGCGCGTGGACAACGTCAAGCTGAGCCAGAGGTGCGGGCTGCTGGGCAAGGAGGCGCTGCTCCGCGACCTGGAGGAGAAGGTGGACAGGACGGCGGCGCTCACCCAGCGCCTGGAGGCCCTGCAGCGCCACCACGCCGGGCTCCTCTTGTCCTGCAAGGGCGTCAAGCAGAAGATCAGGGAGGCCAAGGCCTTCCTGCCGTCTTGA